GGTCTCCTGATCTGGCCGGTCTTTTCAATTCCTTATGCTGCCGGGCAAAATACGGGAGGGAGACGGCGGCGGAATTGATTTTGGTCAACCGTCAGACATGACCAAAAAAATGAAACGGGCCGGGAGATCGCTCCCGGCCCGTTCATTTCCTGGGTTTGCTTATTCCGCCGCGAAGGGCGGCAGGCGCAGCACGTTGGTGTCGTTGCCTTTGGCGCTCTTGCGTTTGCCTTCCGGCTTTTCGATTGCGGTCAGGCGCTCCTCCAGCGAGTCGATCTCGCTGCGGTTCTCCCGGGTGACACGGGTGAGATCCTCGCGCGACAGCGGCAGCTCCTCCTCGTCCTTCCTGCCGACCAGGCGGCCGAAAGCCCAGCCGAGCAGGCGGGACAGGTCGTCCATGATCAGGAAGAAGGAGGGCACGACGACGAGCGAGAGCACAGTCGAGACGATAATGCCGCCGATCACCGCGATCGCCATCGGCGCGCGGAACGAGCCGCCTTCGCCGACACCGAGCGCGGAAGGCAGCATGCCCGCCGACATGGCGATCGAGGTCATGATGATCGGCCGGGCGCGCTTGCGGCCGGCTTCGACCATGGCCTCGACGCGAGGCATGCCTTGATGGCGCATCTCGATTGCGAAATCGACGAGCAGGATGGCGTTCTTGGTGACGACACCCATCAGCATCAGGATGCCGATCATGACAGGCATCGACAGCGGATTGCTGGTGAGGATCAGGCCGGCTGCGACGCCGCCAATGGCGAGCGGCAGTGAGAACAGGATGGTGAAGGGCTGGATCACGTCCTTGAAGAGCAGGATCAGCACCGTCAGCACCAGCAGCAGGCCCATCAACATGGCGTTGACGAAACTCTGCTGCATCTCGCTCTGCACCTTGGTGTCGCCGCTTTCGGCAAGGTGCACCGTGGCCGGGATATTGGCGTCATTGACGATCTGACGGAAGCGGGCCGAAGCCGTGTCGAGTGCTACGCCCTGCGGCAGGTCGGAACCGATCGAGACGACGCGGTAGCGGTTGTTGCGCTTGATCGAGCTTACCCCTTCCGAATAGTCGATATTGGCGACGCTCGCGAGCGGAACGGTGCCGCCGCTGGCGGTCTGGATCTTCAATGTCCGGATGGCCGCGAGATCGCGACGCATGTCGAGTGCGGCCTGAACGCGGATCGGGATCTGGCGATCGTCGAGCGAGATCTTGGCAAGGGCGGCATCGACATCGCCGATGGTGGCGACGCGGATCGTCTCGGAGATCTGCTGCGGCGTAATGCCGAGGCGGGCCGCCTCATCCATGCGCGGGTGAACCTGCAGTTCCGGGCGGGGAAGGGAGCCGTCGGCGCTGACATTGGCAAGCAACGGATCGGCGCGCAGCTTGGATTCCAGAATGCCGACAGCGTCGTTCAGGTCCTTGTCGTTCTTGGAAAGGAAGTTGAAGGAGAGGTCGCGTTCGCCGCGGTCATTGAGCTTCAGGATCCGGACGTCGGGAATATCGCGCAGCTTGGCGAAGACTTCCTTTTCGATATCCCACTGCGGGCGTTCTCGGCCGTGGACCTCCACCTTCGGCAGTTTCGGGCCAATGACGGGGATACGGCCGATCACGTCGTTGACCATCTTCTTGACCAGCGATTGGTCGAGCTTATCGAGTGCCAGCGTGATGGTCGCACGGCGCAGTTCGAGATCGCCCTTCGGCGATGCGCCACCGAGGACGAAGACGCTATCGACGCCGTTGATGTCCTTGACCCTGTCATAGATCGCATCCGTCGTCTTCTCGGTGTCGTCAAGGCGTGCATTGGGCGGCAGCTCGACGGAAAGAACGATGCGTGAGGCATCTTCCGGCGGCAGGAAGCTGCCGGGAACCTGCATCAGCAACAAAACGGAGCCGACCAGAAAAGCGAACGCGACAATCAGCGTCGCATAACGCGTGTACCAGCGTCCAGTCGTGCCACGTATGAGACGGGTGTAGCCGCGCATCAGCAGGCCGTCATTGTCGTGATGGTCTTCCATGGCGTCTTCGGCGCGCATCAGATAGGCGGCCATCATCGGGGTGATCAGGCGCGCCACCATCAGCGAGAAGAAGACAGAGAAGGCGACGGTCAGACCGAACTGGATGAAGTACTGGCCCGGAATGCCCGGCATGAAGGAAACGGGCACGAAAACGGCGATGATGGTGAAGGTGGTGGCGATGACGGCAAGGCCGATTTCATCAGCCGCCTCGATCGCCGCTCGATAGGGCGTCTTGCCCATCTTGATGTGGCGGGCGATGTTTTCGATTTCGACGATCGCATCGTCGACAAGGATACCGGTGGCGAGCGTCAGAGCGAGGAAGCTGACGAGGTTCAGTGAGAAACCCATCATGTCCATGATCCAGAAGGTCGGGATCGCGGACAAGGGTAGGGCGATTGCCGAAATCAGCGTCGCGCGCCAGTTCCTCAGGAACAGGAAGACGACGATGACGGCGAGCAGCGCGCCTTCGAGGAGCGTATGGATGGCGGCTTCGTAGTTGCCGTAGGTGAAATAGACCGAATCGTCGATCAGTTCGATCTTCACATTCGGATTTTCGGTCCGCACCTTGTCGAGGTTCTGCGCCACGGTTTCGGCGACGCTGACCTCGCTGGCGCCCTTGGAGCGGAAAACGCCGAAGGTAACGACTGGCGTATCGTTGAAGCGCGAGAAGGATTTCGGCTCCTCATAGGTGTCCTTGATGACGCCGAGATCGGATAGTTTGACGAAGCGGCCGTTCGGCAGGCCGATCGTCGTGTTGGCGAGGTCGGCGACGTTGCGGGCGTCGCCGAGAACACGGATCGCCTGTTCGCTTCCCGCCACTTGGCCGCGGCCTGAGCCGAGGTCGATGTTGGTGCCGCGCAGCTGCTGGTTCACGCTCGCGGCGGTGATGCCGTAGGCATTGAGCTTGTCAGGGGTAAGTTCGATGCGCACTTCGCGCTCGGCGCCGCCGTAACGGTCGACACGGCCGATGCCGGCCTGGCCCTGCAGCGAACGCTTGATCGTATCGTCGACGAACCACGAAAGTTCTTCCAGCGACATGGCAGGCGAGGAAACGGCGAAGGTCTGGATCGCCTGTCCCTCGACATCGACCTTGGAGACGATTGGTGCTTCGGCCGTAGTCGGCAGATCGCTGCGGATGCGGTCGATTGCATCCTTGGTGTCCTGCACGGCCTGTTCGGTCGGCACTTCCATCCGGAACATGACGACGGTCTGCGAGCTGCCGTCGGTCACCGTCGACTGGATTTCGTCGATGCCGGTGATGGAGGCCACCGCGTCTTCGATCTCCTTCGTCACCTGCATTTCGAGCTCGGCCGGCGAAGCGCCGCTCTGCGTCACGTTGATCGAAACGAGCGGCACGTCGATGTTCGGAAAGCGCGTGATCGGCAGCGCGTTGAAGGACTGCATGCCGATGAACACCAGCAGGCAGAAGGCCAGCAGTGGTGCAATGGGATTTCGGATGGACCAGGCTGAAAAATTCATCGGATGGTCTCTTTAGTTGGAAGCCGGGGGCTGTTCACGCACCGGCGTGATGTGGTCGCCGTCGCGGACGTAAGCGCCCGCCTTGGCCACGACCTCGTCGCCGGTCTTCAATCCATCGATGACCTCGACATAGGCGCCGTCCTGAATGCCGGTCTCTATCTTGGCGAATTTCACCACGCCGTCCTCGACCTTGCGGGCGGAGGAGCCTTCGTTGCCGGTGAGGACTGCGGTCAAGGGAAGCGCTACGCCTTCAGTCTCGCGCACGATGATCTCGGCGCTGCCATACATGCCTGAACGCGCCTTGCTGTCATCATCGATGGAGATATGGACGAGGCCAAGGCGTGTGACCGGATCGACGGTCGGCGAAACCAGGCGTACGGCGCCGGAAAGCTTCTCACGGCTGCCGGAAAGCGAAATCGTCGCCTTTTGGCCGGCCATGATCCTGACGACATCGCTTTCGGCGACC
The nucleotide sequence above comes from Rhizobium indicum. Encoded proteins:
- a CDS encoding efflux RND transporter permease subunit: MNFSAWSIRNPIAPLLAFCLLVFIGMQSFNALPITRFPNIDVPLVSINVTQSGASPAELEMQVTKEIEDAVASITGIDEIQSTVTDGSSQTVVMFRMEVPTEQAVQDTKDAIDRIRSDLPTTAEAPIVSKVDVEGQAIQTFAVSSPAMSLEELSWFVDDTIKRSLQGQAGIGRVDRYGGAEREVRIELTPDKLNAYGITAASVNQQLRGTNIDLGSGRGQVAGSEQAIRVLGDARNVADLANTTIGLPNGRFVKLSDLGVIKDTYEEPKSFSRFNDTPVVTFGVFRSKGASEVSVAETVAQNLDKVRTENPNVKIELIDDSVYFTYGNYEAAIHTLLEGALLAVIVVFLFLRNWRATLISAIALPLSAIPTFWIMDMMGFSLNLVSFLALTLATGILVDDAIVEIENIARHIKMGKTPYRAAIEAADEIGLAVIATTFTIIAVFVPVSFMPGIPGQYFIQFGLTVAFSVFFSLMVARLITPMMAAYLMRAEDAMEDHHDNDGLLMRGYTRLIRGTTGRWYTRYATLIVAFAFLVGSVLLLMQVPGSFLPPEDASRIVLSVELPPNARLDDTEKTTDAIYDRVKDINGVDSVFVLGGASPKGDLELRRATITLALDKLDQSLVKKMVNDVIGRIPVIGPKLPKVEVHGRERPQWDIEKEVFAKLRDIPDVRILKLNDRGERDLSFNFLSKNDKDLNDAVGILESKLRADPLLANVSADGSLPRPELQVHPRMDEAARLGITPQQISETIRVATIGDVDAALAKISLDDRQIPIRVQAALDMRRDLAAIRTLKIQTASGGTVPLASVANIDYSEGVSSIKRNNRYRVVSIGSDLPQGVALDTASARFRQIVNDANIPATVHLAESGDTKVQSEMQQSFVNAMLMGLLLVLTVLILLFKDVIQPFTILFSLPLAIGGVAAGLILTSNPLSMPVMIGILMLMGVVTKNAILLVDFAIEMRHQGMPRVEAMVEAGRKRARPIIMTSIAMSAGMLPSALGVGEGGSFRAPMAIAVIGGIIVSTVLSLVVVPSFFLIMDDLSRLLGWAFGRLVGRKDEEELPLSREDLTRVTRENRSEIDSLEERLTAIEKPEGKRKSAKGNDTNVLRLPPFAAE